The Nitrospirota bacterium genome contains the following window.
ATCATCAGAAAAATCAGGGAGGGTTGTTATCATGCGGTGTAGGTCAGTAAATCTTACTGTAAGCGGGTCAGTATCAGGATACTTTTCAAAAAGCTCAATGCCGATATCTTCTGCATCTTTCCATGTAAGCTTCATACGATAATTCCTCCGGCGGGGTAAGAAAACCCCGCCTATCCATGCCTAAATTTAGGATAGGCGGGGTTTTCTTGTCCCGTTGATTTTCTCCATAACTCACCATCCCCCCTTCGACTTCGCTCAGGACATGCCTAACCCCCTCCCGTCAAGGGAGGGGGAAGTTAAGTTAAATTATTTCTTTGGTATCTCCACAACCACATCTC
Protein-coding sequences here:
- the iscX gene encoding Fe-S cluster assembly protein IscX codes for the protein MKLTWKDAEDIGIELFEKYPDTDPLTVRFTDLHRMITTLPDFSDDPKKSNEGILEAIQMAWYEEVKDSG